In Euzebyales bacterium, the sequence CGCTCGATCCGGACAACGGCGCCGTGCGGGCGCTGGTCGGTGGGCGCAACTACAACCGCGACCAGTACAACCTGGCGATCGGCGGTCCGCAACGCCTCGGCCGCCAGCCCGGCTCGACCTTCAAGCCGCTGGCACTGGCGGCATGGATCGCCGACGGCAAGTCACCGGAGAGCCGGTTCGACGCGCCGTCCACGATCACGTTCGGTCCAGAGGAGAGTGGCGACCCGGACGGGTGGGAGGTCTCCAACTACGGCGGTGCCGCCTACGGATCGATGACGCTGCGTGAGGCGACCTGGAGCTCGGTCAACACTGTGTACGCCCAGGTCGCGATCGAGGTCGGCGCGAGAAGGCTCGCGAACCTCGGCGAGCAGGCCGGGATCACCTCCCAACTCGAGCCGAACCCGTCGATCGTGCTGGGGGCCGAGGAGGTCACGCCGCTCGACCTGGCATCGGCCTACAACACGCTTGCCTCCGGCGGGGTCGCGCGCTCGCCACGGACGATCGCGAAGGTCGAACGCGACGGGGAGGTGGTGTTCGATCCACGCAGCCAGCGGCGGCGGGTGCTCGACAAGGATGTCGCGTGGACCACGGTCGACGTCCTGCGCGGCGTGATCGACCAGGGCACCGGCGTCGCCGCACAGATCGACCGCCCCGTGGCCGGCAAGACCGGTACGACGCAGAACGCCGCGGACGCGTGGTTCGCGGGCTTCACCCCGGACCTGACGACCGTGACGTGGATGGGGTACCGCGACTCCAACGAACCGATGGTCGGCGCACCCACTGGCGGTGGGTTCCCCGCGGAGCTGTGGGGCGAGTACATGCGCGAGGCGCTCAAGTTCACCGAGCCCCACGACTTCCCGGAACCGTCGGTCGACTTCGAGATCGTCGGTGAGACGGCCCCGGCGCCGACGACGGACGTGGCACCCGCCCCCGAGGACGACCCGGCCGACGAGCCGCTGCCGGCGGAGCCGGCGCCCGCACCCGAGCCCTCGCAGCCGCCGGCCGAACCGCCACCGCCTCCGCCGGAGGAGGAGGCTCCGCCGGAGGAGGAGGCTCCGCCGGAGCAGGACCCGCCACCCGAGGAGCCGGCCGACCCACAGCCGCCGGACGACCAGCCCGTGCAGGACCCGGATCAGGTCCAGCCGGACCGGCGGGGGCCGCCCGATGAGGGTCCGCAGCGCTGACCCGTGATCGGCCCGGCGGACCCGACCTCAGATCGTCAGGCCCTCCGTCTGGACCGTGGCACCGGCGGCCGTGACGACGGTCAGCTTGATCGCGCCCGGCGTCACGTCGTCGAAGGTGAAGCGCCCGAGCACGTCGGCCTCCGTCGTGCGCACGGCGTCGCCCTGGTGCAGCTCGATCGAGGCCGCCTGCGCGGGGACCAGCTGGCCGATGACGATCCGCACCCGCTCGGAGACGACCTCGACCTCGATCTCGAGACCCGGCGCGCGGAACGTCACCTGGCGGGACGCCTCGGCGGAGCGCACCGCCACGGGCGTCGTCTCGGTCGCGGAGTCGTACACCAGCTCCGCCAGCTCGGCATCGACGCCGTGCCAGGTGAACGCCTCCCGTGCGTTGGCGATCACGTGAGCCGGTGGTGCGTCGACCACCTCGAGCACGCGCCGTAGAGCGTCGAGGAGCTCGCGCTCGTCGTGGTCAGTCACTGGTGTGCGCTCCCGTCTCGGTGGGACTGTCGATCAGCCGTCGGAGGCGATCGAGGCAACGGGCCCGCGTCGGTCCGATGCTACCGACCGGGCGGCCGATGATCTCCGAGATCGTGGCGTAGTCCAGGCGCGGCTCGGCGCACAGCAGCCGCAGAAGCTGTTGGCACCGGTGGGACAGGCCTGCGAACCCGCGGTACACGGTCCGCAGCAGCTCCTCGTCGAGGAGCAACTCGTCTGGCTGCGGCGAGGTGCGGTCCGGCGCACCGGCGACCGCCTCGGACGGCTGCTGCCGACGCTGGCCACGCAGCACCCGGAGTGCCTCGCGGCGGGTCGTCGTCGCGAGCCATCCCGCCAGTCGCTCGGGATCGCGGATCCGTTCGCTGTGCTCGACGAGGCGCAGCCACACCGTCTGGCTGACATCGTTCGCCGTCGCGTCGTCCAGTCCGAACGACCGGGCCACCGACCACACGAGACGCGTGTAGCGGTCGACGAGTTGGTCCCATGCCTGTCGCTCACCTGCCGCTGCGCGTTGCAGCAACTGCCCCACGTCACTGACCATATGTGCGGATTGTAGGCAGCGCTCAGGCGGGCCGATCGGTGTCAGGGTGGAAATCATCGCAAAGACGAGCGCCGCAGGTCCCCGGTGATACATCGGCAGGCCCAAAAAGGCTCCGTAGTGGACCAGCACATGTCGGCGGCGGTGGATGTGGGACGCGACGTCCCGATCGTTCCGGACGTCGCGCCGACGCGCCCTGCGTCAGGCCGCGATGTAGCGCTGCTGGTCCTCCGCCTCGGACGTTGGAACGACGAGGCCACGGTGTCGCAGGCGGCGGCGCGAGTAGCGCGCGATGCCGACGGCGAGCACAACCGGCACCACGATCACTGCGACCCGGAAGAACCAGGTCATGGCCTCGAT encodes:
- a CDS encoding PBP1A family penicillin-binding protein, which codes for MVLLAAVTVAGAVAYAVATVPLPTELDTSPTVVLDARGKKIGELYAETAREDVELDRVPEHTRQAVLAAEDAGFYDHPGVSIPGIVRAAIRNVRSGEVRQGGSTISQQYVKTVTGETERTAMRKAREAVLAMKLEREVSKDQILEWYLNTIYFGRGAYGIQAASRAYFDKNVGKLTVGESALLAGMIPAPSATDPVDNPERATERYTYVIDQMLAQGWIDDQRARKLRANQPEVTPRARRVAGTAPFFMDMVERELSDRVGDQAYRGLTVTTTLNLRMQKAAEKIYDRRFDELREDLRATAGEDVTVPTGAMVSLDPDNGAVRALVGGRNYNRDQYNLAIGGPQRLGRQPGSTFKPLALAAWIADGKSPESRFDAPSTITFGPEESGDPDGWEVSNYGGAAYGSMTLREATWSSVNTVYAQVAIEVGARRLANLGEQAGITSQLEPNPSIVLGAEEVTPLDLASAYNTLASGGVARSPRTIAKVERDGEVVFDPRSQRRRVLDKDVAWTTVDVLRGVIDQGTGVAAQIDRPVAGKTGTTQNAADAWFAGFTPDLTTVTWMGYRDSNEPMVGAPTGGGFPAELWGEYMREALKFTEPHDFPEPSVDFEIVGETAPAPTTDVAPAPEDDPADEPLPAEPAPAPEPSQPPAEPPPPPPEEEAPPEEEAPPEQDPPPEEPADPQPPDDQPVQDPDQVQPDRRGPPDEGPQR
- a CDS encoding sigma-70 family RNA polymerase sigma factor encodes the protein MGQLLQRAAAGERQAWDQLVDRYTRLVWSVARSFGLDDATANDVSQTVWLRLVEHSERIRDPERLAGWLATTTRREALRVLRGQRRQQPSEAVAGAPDRTSPQPDELLLDEELLRTVYRGFAGLSHRCQQLLRLLCAEPRLDYATISEIIGRPVGSIGPTRARCLDRLRRLIDSPTETGAHTSD